A window from Streptomyces subrutilus encodes these proteins:
- the ffh gene encoding signal recognition particle protein, whose amino-acid sequence MFDTLSDRLANTFKGLRGKGRLSEADIDAAAREIRIALLEADVALPVVRSFIANVKERARGEEVSKALNPGQQVLKIVNDELVTILGGETRRLRFAKTAPTVIMLAGLQGAGKTTLAGKLGLWLKGQGHAPLLVACDLQRPNAVNQLSVVAERAGVAVYAPQPGNGVGDPVQVAKDSIEYARTKQYDVVVVDTAGRLGIDAELMQQAADIRDAVSPDEILFVVDAMIGQDAVNTAEAFRDGVGFDGVVLSKLDGDARGGAALSIAHVTGKQIMFASNGEKLDEFDAFHPDRMAGRILDMGDMLTLIEQAEKTFSQAEAEKMAAKLAKGPKEFTLDDFLAQMEQVRKMGSISKLLGMLPGMGQIKDQINNIDERDVDRTAAIIKSMTPAERQDPTIINGSRRARIAKGSGTEVSAVKSLVERFFDARKMMSRMAQGGGMPGMPGIPGMGGGPGRQKKQIKQAKGKRKSGNPMKRKEEEAAAAARREQGPQAVEPAPGANPFGLPTGGPGGGDFDLPDEFKKFMK is encoded by the coding sequence GTGTTCGATACGCTCTCCGACCGCTTGGCGAATACCTTCAAGGGCCTGCGCGGCAAAGGCCGGCTGTCCGAGGCTGACATCGACGCCGCGGCCCGGGAAATCCGTATCGCGCTCCTGGAGGCGGACGTCGCCCTCCCGGTCGTCCGCTCCTTCATCGCGAACGTCAAGGAACGCGCGCGCGGCGAAGAGGTCAGCAAGGCCCTGAACCCGGGCCAGCAGGTCCTCAAGATCGTCAACGACGAGCTCGTGACGATCCTCGGCGGCGAGACGCGGCGGCTGCGGTTCGCCAAGACCGCCCCCACCGTCATCATGCTGGCCGGCCTCCAGGGCGCGGGCAAGACCACCCTGGCCGGAAAGCTCGGCCTCTGGCTGAAGGGGCAGGGACACGCCCCGCTCCTCGTCGCGTGCGACCTCCAGCGCCCCAACGCCGTCAACCAGCTCTCCGTCGTCGCCGAGCGCGCGGGCGTCGCCGTGTACGCGCCCCAGCCCGGCAACGGGGTCGGCGACCCGGTCCAGGTCGCGAAGGACTCCATCGAGTACGCGCGCACCAAGCAGTACGACGTCGTGGTCGTCGACACCGCCGGCCGCCTCGGCATCGATGCCGAACTGATGCAGCAGGCCGCCGACATCCGCGACGCGGTCAGCCCCGACGAGATCCTCTTCGTCGTCGACGCGATGATCGGCCAGGACGCGGTCAACACCGCCGAGGCCTTCCGCGACGGCGTGGGCTTCGACGGCGTCGTGCTCTCCAAGCTCGACGGCGACGCCCGCGGCGGCGCCGCGCTCTCCATCGCGCACGTCACCGGCAAGCAGATCATGTTCGCCTCGAACGGCGAGAAGCTCGACGAGTTCGACGCGTTCCACCCGGACCGCATGGCGGGCCGCATCCTCGACATGGGTGACATGCTCACCCTCATCGAGCAGGCCGAGAAGACCTTCTCGCAGGCCGAGGCCGAGAAGATGGCGGCCAAGCTCGCCAAGGGCCCCAAGGAGTTCACGCTCGACGACTTCCTGGCCCAGATGGAGCAGGTCCGGAAGATGGGCTCCATCTCCAAGCTGCTCGGCATGCTCCCCGGCATGGGCCAGATCAAGGACCAGATCAACAACATCGACGAGCGCGACGTGGACCGCACCGCCGCGATCATCAAGTCGATGACCCCGGCCGAGCGCCAGGACCCGACGATCATCAACGGTTCGCGCCGCGCCCGCATCGCCAAGGGCTCCGGCACCGAGGTCAGCGCCGTGAAGTCGCTGGTCGAGCGCTTCTTCGACGCCCGCAAGATGATGTCGCGGATGGCCCAGGGCGGCGGCATGCCCGGTATGCCGGGCATCCCCGGGATGGGCGGCGGCCCCGGCCGGCAGAAGAAGCAGATCAAGCAGGCCAAGGGCAAGCGCAAGAGCGGCAACCCGATGAAGCGCAAGGAAGAGGAGGCCGCGGCCGCGGCCCGGCGCGAGCAGGGCCCGCAGGCCGTCGAGCCCGCGCCCGGCGCCAACCCCTTCGGACTCCCCACCGGGGGCCCGGGCGGCGGGGACTTCGACCTCCCCGACGAGTTCAAGAAGTTCATGAAGTAG
- a CDS encoding [protein-PII] uridylyltransferase, protein MTSVDKTTDHTADPEPGGYAAARLRLLQEESRSGPARRSALSGLTDDWLRALFKTAVRETGTRGAVLVAVGGYGRGELSPRSDLDLLLLHDGKAEPRALSALADRIWYPVWDLGLALDHSVRTPAEARRTAAEDLKAHLGLLDARPVAGDAGMLAGLRTSVLADWRNQAAKRLPQLHSLCRERAERAGELRFLLEPDLKEARGGLRDVTALRAVAASWLADAPREGLADARRRLLDVRDALHLVTGRATDRLSLQEQAQVAARLGLLDADALLREVYEAARVVSYAGDVTWREVGRVLRARAARPRLRGLLGGRGPAATERAPLADGVVESDGEAVLALAARPDRDPVLALRLGAAAAQAGLPVSLHALRRLAAQAKPLPVPWPAEAREELLTLLGAGEPMVGVWEAMEAEGLITRLLPDWERVRCRPQRNPVHTWTVDRHLIETAVRAADLTRRVGRPDLLLTAALLHDIGKGWPGDHSVAGETIARDVAARIGFGAEDVAALGTLVRHHLLLVETATRRDLDDPATVRAVADAVGSPSTLEILHALTEADALATGPAAWSTWRGSLVADLVARVAAVLRGTTPAVREPHIPSTEQERLAVEALRTGEPVLALHARHEEDAVGVELVVAVPDQPGVLPAVAGVLALHRLTVRAADLRSVELPDRLGEVLVLRWRVAAQYGSLPQVARLRTDVIRALEGSLDVPAKLADREAAYPRRRGVVPPPPRVTAVPDVSSVATVLEVRDPDAVGLLHRIGRALDEAGARVRSAHVSTLGANAVDTVYVVDGEGKPLSAPDAADLARRVQAALS, encoded by the coding sequence GTGACGAGCGTCGACAAGACCACCGACCACACGGCCGACCCGGAGCCCGGCGGATACGCCGCGGCCCGGCTGCGACTCCTCCAGGAGGAGTCGCGGTCCGGGCCCGCGCGGCGTTCCGCCCTGTCCGGCCTGACCGACGACTGGCTGCGCGCCCTGTTCAAGACCGCCGTACGGGAGACCGGCACCCGGGGCGCCGTCCTCGTCGCCGTCGGGGGCTACGGCCGGGGCGAGCTCTCCCCGCGCAGCGACCTCGACCTCCTCCTGCTCCACGACGGCAAGGCCGAACCCCGTGCCCTGAGCGCCCTGGCCGACCGGATCTGGTACCCCGTGTGGGACCTCGGCCTCGCCCTCGACCACTCCGTCCGCACCCCCGCCGAGGCCCGCCGCACCGCCGCCGAGGACCTCAAGGCACACCTCGGCCTGCTGGACGCCCGGCCCGTCGCCGGAGACGCCGGGATGCTCGCCGGACTGCGCACCTCCGTCCTGGCCGACTGGCGCAACCAGGCCGCCAAACGCCTCCCGCAACTGCACTCCCTGTGCCGCGAGCGCGCCGAACGGGCCGGGGAACTGCGCTTCCTCCTCGAACCCGACCTCAAGGAGGCCCGCGGCGGCCTGCGCGACGTCACCGCCCTGCGGGCCGTCGCCGCCTCCTGGCTCGCCGACGCCCCCCGCGAGGGCCTCGCCGACGCCCGGCGCAGACTGCTGGACGTGCGCGACGCCCTGCACCTGGTCACCGGCCGGGCCACCGACCGGCTCTCCCTCCAGGAACAGGCCCAGGTCGCCGCCCGGCTCGGCCTCCTCGACGCGGACGCCCTGCTCCGCGAGGTGTACGAAGCGGCCCGGGTCGTCTCGTACGCCGGCGACGTGACCTGGCGGGAAGTCGGCCGCGTGCTGCGGGCCCGCGCCGCCCGGCCGAGACTGCGCGGACTCCTCGGCGGCCGCGGCCCCGCAGCCACCGAACGGGCCCCCCTCGCCGACGGCGTCGTGGAGTCCGACGGCGAAGCCGTCCTCGCCCTGGCCGCCCGGCCCGACCGGGACCCCGTCCTGGCCCTGCGCCTGGGCGCCGCCGCCGCGCAGGCAGGACTGCCCGTGTCGCTGCACGCCCTGCGCCGGCTCGCCGCCCAGGCCAAACCGCTGCCGGTGCCCTGGCCCGCCGAAGCCCGCGAAGAACTGCTGACCCTGCTGGGCGCGGGCGAGCCGATGGTCGGCGTCTGGGAGGCCATGGAGGCCGAAGGGCTGATCACCCGACTGCTGCCCGACTGGGAGCGCGTACGCTGCCGCCCCCAGCGCAACCCCGTCCACACCTGGACGGTCGACCGGCACCTGATCGAGACCGCCGTCCGCGCCGCCGACCTCACCCGCCGCGTCGGCCGGCCCGACCTGCTGCTCACCGCCGCCCTGCTGCACGACATCGGCAAGGGCTGGCCCGGCGACCACTCGGTCGCCGGCGAGACCATCGCCCGCGACGTCGCCGCCCGGATCGGCTTCGGCGCCGAGGACGTCGCCGCGCTGGGCACCCTCGTCCGCCACCACCTGCTGCTCGTCGAGACCGCGACCCGGCGCGACCTGGACGACCCCGCGACCGTGCGTGCGGTCGCCGACGCCGTGGGCTCCCCCTCCACGCTGGAGATACTGCACGCCCTGACCGAGGCCGACGCCCTGGCCACCGGACCCGCGGCCTGGAGCACCTGGCGCGGCTCGCTCGTCGCCGACCTCGTCGCCCGGGTCGCCGCCGTCCTGCGCGGCACCACCCCGGCCGTACGGGAACCGCACATCCCCTCCACCGAACAGGAACGCCTCGCCGTGGAGGCCCTGCGCACCGGAGAGCCCGTCCTGGCCCTGCACGCCCGGCACGAGGAGGACGCCGTCGGCGTGGAACTCGTCGTCGCGGTACCCGACCAGCCCGGGGTCCTGCCCGCCGTCGCCGGGGTCCTCGCCCTGCACCGCCTCACCGTCCGGGCCGCCGACCTGCGCTCCGTCGAACTGCCGGACCGGCTCGGCGAGGTCCTGGTGCTGCGCTGGCGGGTGGCCGCCCAATACGGCTCGCTGCCGCAGGTGGCGCGGCTGCGGACCGACGTGATCCGGGCACTGGAGGGCTCGCTCGACGTCCCGGCCAAGCTCGCCGACCGCGAGGCCGCCTACCCGCGCCGGCGCGGGGTCGTCCCGCCGCCGCCCCGGGTCACGGCCGTACCGGACGTCTCCTCCGTGGCCACCGTGCTGGAGGTGCGGGACCCCGACGCCGTCGGACTGCTGCACCGCATCGGCCGGGCCCTGGACGAGGCGGGCGCCCGGGTGCGCAGCGCCCACGTCTCGACGCTCGGCGCCAACGCGGTGGACACCGTCTACGTGGTCGACGGCGAGGGCAAACCGCTGTCCGCGCCGGACGCCGCCGACCTGGCCCGCCGCGTCCAGGCCGCGCTGTCCTGA
- a CDS encoding P-II family nitrogen regulator — protein sequence MKLITAIVKPHKLDDVKDALHTFGVQGLTVTEASGYGRQRGHTEVYRGAEYQVDLVPKIRIEVLTEDDDAEQLIEVIVSAASTGKIGDGKVWSIPVDSVVRVRTGERGADAL from the coding sequence ATGAAGCTGATCACCGCGATCGTCAAGCCGCACAAGCTGGACGACGTCAAGGACGCCCTCCACACCTTCGGAGTGCAGGGACTCACGGTCACCGAGGCCAGCGGCTACGGCCGCCAGCGCGGCCACACCGAGGTCTACCGCGGCGCCGAGTACCAGGTCGACCTCGTACCCAAGATCCGCATCGAGGTCCTGACCGAGGACGACGACGCCGAGCAGCTCATCGAGGTCATCGTGAGCGCCGCCAGCACCGGGAAGATCGGCGACGGCAAGGTGTGGAGCATCCCCGTGGACTCGGTGGTCCGGGTCCGCACCGGCGAGCGCGGCGCTGACGCGCTCTAG
- a CDS encoding ammonium transporter codes for MASAITTLAADAPTLSAANTGFMLICSALVMLMTPGLAFFYGGMVRVKSSLNMLMMSFISLGIVTILWVLYGFSLAFGTDSGSLIGWNSDYVGLSGIGITELWDGYTIPVYVFAVFQLMFAVITPALISGALADRVKFSAWALFTALWVTVVYFPVAHWVWGAGGWLFELGVIDFAGGTAVHINAGAAALGVILVIGKRVGFKKDPMRPHSLPLVMLGAGLLWFGWFGFNAGSWLGNDDGVGAVMFVNTQVATAAAMLAWLAYEKLRHGSFTTLGAASGAVAGLVAITPSGGAVSPLGAIAVGAIAGVLCAMAVGLKYRFGYDDSLDVVGVHLVGGVAGSLLVGLFATGGVQSDVAGLFYGGGFAQLGKQAIGVAAVLAYSLVASALLALLLDKTIGMRVGEDVEVSGIDRVEHAETAYDFSGAGGGTTSRNTAATAPAASKKVDA; via the coding sequence ATGGCATCAGCCATCACGACCCTCGCGGCAGACGCCCCGACGCTGTCTGCCGCGAACACCGGGTTCATGCTCATCTGCTCCGCCCTGGTCATGCTGATGACCCCGGGGCTCGCCTTCTTCTACGGAGGCATGGTCCGCGTCAAGAGCAGCCTCAACATGCTGATGATGAGCTTCATCAGCCTCGGGATCGTCACGATCCTGTGGGTCCTCTACGGCTTCAGCCTCGCCTTCGGCACCGACTCCGGCTCCCTCATCGGCTGGAACTCCGACTACGTCGGCCTCAGCGGCATCGGCATCACCGAGCTGTGGGACGGCTACACCATCCCGGTCTACGTCTTCGCCGTCTTCCAGCTCATGTTCGCCGTCATCACCCCCGCCCTGATCAGCGGCGCCCTCGCCGACCGCGTCAAATTCAGCGCCTGGGCCCTGTTCACCGCCCTGTGGGTCACCGTCGTCTACTTCCCCGTCGCCCACTGGGTCTGGGGCGCCGGCGGCTGGCTCTTCGAACTCGGCGTCATCGACTTCGCCGGCGGCACCGCCGTCCACATCAACGCCGGCGCCGCCGCCCTCGGCGTGATCCTCGTCATCGGCAAGCGCGTCGGCTTCAAGAAGGACCCGATGCGCCCGCACAGCCTGCCGCTCGTGATGCTCGGCGCCGGCCTGCTGTGGTTCGGCTGGTTCGGCTTCAACGCCGGCTCCTGGCTCGGCAACGACGACGGCGTCGGAGCCGTCATGTTCGTCAACACCCAGGTCGCCACCGCCGCCGCCATGCTCGCCTGGCTCGCCTACGAGAAGCTGCGCCACGGCTCCTTCACCACCCTCGGCGCCGCCTCCGGCGCGGTCGCCGGACTCGTCGCCATCACCCCCTCCGGCGGAGCGGTCTCCCCGCTCGGCGCCATCGCCGTCGGCGCCATCGCCGGTGTGCTGTGCGCCATGGCCGTGGGCCTGAAGTACCGGTTCGGCTACGACGACTCCCTCGACGTCGTCGGCGTCCACCTCGTCGGCGGAGTCGCCGGCTCCCTCCTCGTCGGCCTCTTCGCCACCGGCGGGGTCCAGTCCGACGTCGCCGGCCTCTTCTACGGCGGCGGGTTCGCGCAACTCGGCAAGCAGGCCATCGGCGTCGCCGCCGTCCTGGCCTACTCTCTCGTGGCGTCCGCGCTGCTCGCCCTCCTGCTCGACAAGACGATCGGGATGCGCGTCGGCGAGGACGTCGAGGTCTCCGGCATCGACCGGGTCGAGCACGCCGAGACCGCGTACGACTTCAGCGGAGCCGGCGGAGGGACCACCTCGCGGAACACCGCCGCCACCGCCCCCGCCGCGAGCAAGAAGGTTGACGCATGA